In a single window of the Elaeis guineensis isolate ETL-2024a chromosome 6, EG11, whole genome shotgun sequence genome:
- the LOC140858380 gene encoding uncharacterized protein — protein sequence MIDAIASMGPGYKAPNFHSVRGYLLTKNVDEVKKYVESFRATWKKTGCTIMADGWTDQCRRTLINFLVYCPRGTVFLKSVDASDTSKTADMLYKLFKKIVMSVGFENVVHVVTDNAANYVAVGKKLEQDFPTLFWSPCAAHCLNLIMQDIGKLVSVKNTVAHAASITKYIYNHCYPLYLMRKFTGGKEIIRPAPTRFATNFIALQSILGHKDVLRAMVTSREWTTSAYAKDSKGKKLTDDVLNSLFWNECATIVKLTEPLIRVLRIVDSDDRPSMGYLYHAMHQARDEMIKRFRRRKIVVEPYLRIVDSRWDLQLHQNLHAAGFWLNPCFQYDSELMDKHPRSVSGLLDVIERYSFGNPTLQENLTNEMRLFRNAENDFGRSSAINDRSRLAPDEWWVTYGSCAPNLQKLAIRILSQTCSASGCERNWSIFEHIHSKKRNRLEHQRLNDLVFVHYNLRLQQRFYFKGRNYDPIDFELFGDNDAWILVDEPSELTSEELETFHRELASCSIQENNNNDILNLEDLDGDDGENDGNDANRREDGGDENIATQEDVFANIDINFSPLA from the exons ATGATAGATGCAATAGCTAGTATGGGGCCGGGTTACAAAGCTCCAAATTTTCATTCTGTTCGTGGTTATTTGTTAACCAAGAATGTTGATGAGGTGAAAAAGTATGTTGAAAGCTTTCGTGCCACATGGAAGAAAACAGGATGCACAATCATGGCTGATGGATGGACAGATCAGTGTAGGAGaactttgattaattttttagtttattgtCCTAGAGGGACCGTATTTTTGAAAAGCGTGGATGCTTCAGATACCTCAAAGACAGCTGATATGTTGTATAAGTTGTTCAAAAAAATTGTCATGTCCGTTGGTTTTGAAAATGTGGTTCATGTAGTGACTGATAATGCTGCAAACTATGTTGCTGTAGGTAAAAAGTTGGAGCAAGACTTTCCTACACTTTTTTGGTCACCTTGTGCTGCTCATTGTCTTAATCTCATCATGCAAGATATTGGCAAGTTAGTTTCAGTGAAGAACACCGTAGCCCATGCTGCAAGTAtcacaaaatatatttataatcattgtTATCCTTTATATTTGATGAGAAAATTTACTGGTGGAAAGGAGATAATTCGTCCGGCACCTACACGTTTTGCTACCAATTTTATTGCTTTACAAAGCATATTGGGCCACAAAGATGTATTAAGAGCAATGGTGACTTCTAGAGAGTGGACAACTTCAGCTTATGCTAAAGATAGTAAAGGAAAAAAGCTCACCGATGACGTGCTTAATTCTCTTTTTTGGAATGAATGTGCAACCATTGTTAAACTAACAGAGCCTTTAATTCGAGTTTTGAGGATTGTTGACAGTGATGATAGACCTTCAATGGGTTACTTGTATCATGCTATGCATCAAGCTAGAGATGAAATGATCAAGAGATTTAGAAGGAGAAAGATTGTAGTTGAACCTTATTTGAGAATAGTTGATTCTCGGTGGGATTTGCAATTacaccaaaatcttcatgcagcTGGGTTTTGGTTGAATCCATGTTTTCAATATGACTCAGAACTTATGGATAAACATCCTCGTAGTGTTTCTGGACTCTTAGATGTCATAGAGAGATATTCATTTGGTAATCCAACCTTGCAGGAGAACTTAACTAATGAGATGAGATTATTTAGAAATGCAGAAAATGACTTTGGACGCTCATCGGCTATAAATGATCGAAGTCGCTTGGCTCCAG ATGAATGGTGGGTCACCTATGGAAGTTGTGCACCTAATTTGCAAAAGTTAGCTATTCGTATTTTAAGCCAAACTTGTAGTGCATCCGGGTGCGAGAGAAATTGGAGCATCTTCGAACATATTCattctaaaaagagaaataggttaGAGCATCAAAGGCTTAATGATCTAGTATTTGTGCACTATAATTTGAGACTACAACAAAG GTTTTATTTCAAGGGTCGCAACTATGATCCTATTGACTTTGAATTGTTTGGTGATAATGATGCGTGGATATTAGTCGATGAGCCATCGGAGTTAACTAGTGAGGAATTAGAAACTTTTCACCGTGAATTGGCATCATGTTCTattcaagaaaataataataatg ATATATTGAACTTGGAAGATTTGGATGGTGATGATGGTGAAAATGATGGAAATGATGCGAATAGGAGAGAAGATGGAGGAGATGAGAACATTGCAACTCAAGAAGATGTTTTTGCAAATATTGACATAAATTTCAGTCCATTAGCTTGA